The DNA window ATGGTTTGTTAATTTAACATCCGTTGGTAACATCGGTGCAGCATCCATTTTTATTGCTATTGAAGAATTAATGAATTCAGGAAAATTAAAAAAAGGACAAAAAATAGCGATTACTGTTCCTGAAAGTGCTCGCTTCTCATACGCTAACGCATTATTTACCGTAGTATAAATGACACAAGTAATCGAAACTCCAATTATTGAAGGCGCTGCAGTATCTGCACTACTACCTCAAAAACCACCCATGGAAATGGTGGATAAATTGTGGTTTCATGATGATACCTACTCCATTTCAGGATTATTAATCCGTGAAGACAATGTCTTCTGTAAAAACGGAGTATTGTGTGAACCGGGATTGATGGAAAACATCGCACAAACTGCCGGTTTACGATTAGGCTACATTTTTCAATTACTTCAAGCAAACGGTGAAGCCATTAAACCTCCTTTGGGATATATTGGTGGAATCAAAAACTTAGTGATTCATCAACTACCTCCTGTTGGTGCTGAATTAAAAAC is part of the Bacteroidota bacterium genome and encodes:
- a CDS encoding hydroxymyristoyl-ACP dehydratase — its product is MTQVIETPIIEGAAVSALLPQKPPMEMVDKLWFHDDTYSISGLLIREDNVFCKNGVLCEPGLMENIAQTAGLRLGYIFQLLQANGEAIKPPLGYIGGIKNLVIHQLPPVGAELKTEIFVQAVVFEVTLISAKSSVNGVPVASCEMKIFLKKD